The Leadbetterella byssophila DSM 17132 DNA window GCGGTTTGAGGATTCTGAAACTGGAAAGCTTCCACCAAATGAACTGTTACTCCAGCTAGTGGGCTGTTTTGATAATTATTAAATACAGATGCAGGTAAGGGAGTTGGGTTTTGAAATTGCAAAGTAGAGTTGGCACTCCCTACGCTAGCGGTCATCCAAAAATATCTTAATTTTCCTTTTAGATGGATTAAGCTAAAGGAGGGAAGAGGTGCAATAGTTGCTATTTCAGGATTATTATATCCTATTTGCAACTGATTGACTTTAAAAGAACGAACCTCTGACCTACCTGCATTTCGCATAGCCATTTCCTCCTTGCTCACTGCTTGCACCGCCCAGGCATATCTTCTATTATGCACCAAAGCCGGATCTGCAGGACCCATTAAATACACGTTTCCAATTACTTCTTTTTCAAAAAATGGTGGAGATGAAAGAAAAGCATCATTAGGATTTCTATCCTCATCAAACATCTCCACAACCTTTAGGATGTATTTTGTCCCTGGAGCCAGACCTGCCGGTTGAGTCCATGAGAATAGAACATTTTGGGCAGTTGTGACTTGAACTGTCTCATCTCTTAAAGGTTTGATAAGAATGGGAGGTTCTGAAAGACTCATCTGGATTTGCCTACATCCAGTTGGCCGGTCAGGCGATAAAGGTCTAGAAGGTTGGTTAAAGTCAAAAGCTCTCACACATACTTCATAAGAGCCTTCCGGAAGTCCATTCATTCGCTCAATGTCCCGTAGAGTAGTACCTCTGGTAGTAAGATCATCTGCGCTAAAGAGCGTTTGTATTTCTGCTACATTTAAAACATAGGGTACCCTAGGACTTAGGGTTATGCTTTGGGTAGGTCTATAATCCGCGGCAGTAAAAATTCGGATGCCGTTTTCTCCTCTTATCTCTGCTCTTAAGTAGACCTCAAGTGTGGTTGTGCCGGTATTTTGTAAGGTTACCAGCATTTTGCCGGGGTGATTGGCATAATCACTTAAGCGAGTGGAATAGGGAGGCAGAATATTGAGATTGACCTGCACCTGTGCCCATACAGTGATTTGGCAAAATAGGAGTAGGAATGAAAATAGTCTTGTTTTCATGATACTAGAAGTTTAAACCGTAAGCAAGTTCTCCAGTTAATTCATTGTGGGTCTTTCCTACCTTATTCAGGAGAGAATTGACCCGAAATTGAAGTTGATGTTTTTTGTAGAATCTGTAGTTGGCGTTCAATTGGCTGTTAAGGATAGTACCTTTCCCTTGAGCACTTTCTGATTTATTCCAGGAGGTGTTAAGCCCTAGAGAAAGCGCCTTCTTAAGAAGATTAGCATTTCCTCCGGCTTGCCATCCGTAAAGATTTACTTTGCCTGTGGCGAAGGTATTGTTGTTATAATTTAGGCCGGCTATAACACTGAACTTGGAGAAGATCAGATTATAGGAAAGAAAGGCTACTTGTGTCTGTATATCGGAATCTTCCGCATTGACATCCTTTAATCCTGCTCCGTGGAAGGACAGGAGTATGAGTTGATTGAACTTATTGCCGGGCAGTAATAATCGGGGTGTTATAGAATAGTTGGTATTGGTCTGAGCCAGTAAGTATTTGTCTTGAACAAATGTTACCCTAGGTTCCGCATTACTGCTGTAATTGCTGTAATTCCCGTCAATGCTTAATTTGTCTGTTATGTCATAACTTGCATTGGCTAATGCTATTATTCTTCTGGTGGTAGCCTCTTTTTGTTGTAATACATTGTCTTCTTGTATGCCTATATTAGCCTGGAACCTCAGTTTTCCTTTAAGTAACTGGGCCTTGGGAGCCAGACTTAAACTTTTTAGATCATTGAGAAAGTAATAGACTCCCATGGATTCAAAATTGGGGTCAACGTATCTGTAAAGTATATCTATGCCAAAGTCTTTCCCTTGATATCCCAAACCCGCAGTGTAGGCCATTTGGCCTTCTGTACTGGCATTCAGATTTAAAGCCTCGTACAGTTTTTTACCTTTATCCGGAGTGAAGTTCAGGGTAGAAAATCTATCTCTGGTATAGAGACTAAATCCTCCGTCGGCAATCAGGTGGAACTTTGGTAAAAATTTCCATTTAAAGGCTAGTCCTAGTACAGAGTTAGCAGCAGGGCGGTTTGTGGCAGAATCTGCTACTATTCCGGCATCGTCTTTAGCTTGTAGATAGGAAAGGGTGATACTAGTTTTTTCTCCATCATAGCCAGCTTTTGCGGCAAACGCCGTTCTATGGAATGCTTGAACCCAAGTTTGACCGGAGGTGCTATCAATGGCGGTAGCTTTGTTCAGCCTTCCCATGGCAAATCCCACGTTGAATTTTCCTGGTCTTAGTTCTATGCCCCCTCCGAATAAGGTATGCCCATCTAGGGTGTAGGGTGAAAAGCTTAGGTTCCTGTAACCACCGTGAAGGGTAATCCATTTATAGGTTGGACTTAATCCGAAGCGATTGAAAGGTTGTTGGAAATTCCTCCCCTGATCACTAAAGGAATAAGAAAAAGGGAGATGCATGCCTAAGAAGGAGAGTTGGTGATTTCCCGAAATTACATAGGTGAAAGGGTCTCTTCTTGGTGGCTGACCTTCCGAGTTATAATAGATTCCTCTTATTTGCAGCCCTCCCCTCATTTGTAAAGGTTGAGCCCAAAGGGGGGTAGAGAATAAAAGTAAGTAGAGGAGTTTCATAGCGGTAAAATTTCATAGCATGTACAAAATTCCGCTGGAATAGGCTGGGTCGCAATCCCGAGATCGGGGGATATTAGAGATTGGTGATCTTGTGTTTCAAGGCTTTAGCTACCGCTTCCGTCCCCGAATGAACTTGGAGTTTTAGATAGATATTGCGTAGATGAGTTTTTACAGTTTCCAAAGAAATGAACAATACATCTGCTATCATCTTATAGCTTTTTCCAGCCACCAAATAGTGTAAAACCTTTCTTTCTTGTTCTGTAAGATTAAAATCTTCTTTGGGAGTAGGAGGGGTATAGCCTTCCCGGAATAATTGTAAAACTCTTCTTGCGATTCCGGGAGTCATGGGTGAGCCACCTTCATAAACTTCTTCTATGGCTTTGACGTAGGTGGCCGGTTCTGCGTTTTTCAGCAAATAGCCTGATGCCCCATTGCAAATGGCCTTAAAGATGTATTCATCATCGTCGAAAATGCTTTGAATCACGATATTTATATCTGGATACGCTTCTTTTATTAGCTTAGTAGCTTCTACACCACTTCTTCCCGGCATAGAAATATCCATTAGAATAACATGGCAATCTAGGTTTCTCAGTTGCTCTACGGCATCATTGGCGTTAGAAAAAGTGGCCACACATTCCAGTCCTTTGGCCTCTTGAAGGAGGAGGCGGAAACTTTCCCTTAGATGGGCATTATCTTCGAAGACGGCTACTTTTATCATGATATTTTTTTGCAAAATTCTTCGGGATTCCAGTGCTTTGCAATCCCTAATTCGGGTGATATTCTAGATGTATCATAGTGCCCTGACCAGGAGAAGAGTGGATATCTAATTTGGCTTGTAACTCTTCCGCCCTTCTTCTCATATTTCTTAAACCATTTCCATTCTTAGGGCTATTAGGATCAAATCCTTTTCCATTGTCTGAGACCTGGAGAATGATGGAATGACCAGATTGCTTGAGTAGTACTTGTAGCAATGATCCACCAGAATATTTAACGGCATTGTTTACAGCCTCCTTGAATATCAAATAGATATTTCTTCTTTGTTCCATATTTAGGTCTTGAACTTCTTCTAATTTAAGGTCTAATTCCATTTCTAGACCATTGCAAATGTCATAGGCAAATCTTTCCATTCTTTGGGCCAACTGACTTTCTTCATCCGGTTTAACCATCCATACCATATCCCTCACTTGATCCACTGTTTCTTTAACATTTCTAGTCAGGGTTTCGAATAGTTCCTCTTTTCTATCTTGATTCTGTTGATTTTTGATCACTTGACTTAAAAGAAAAATACTAGAAAGGGAGCTTCCTACTTCATCATGGAGGTCTGAAGCGAGGGTAGTTCTGATCTCAAGTTCTCTAGTTCTTTGTCGGGCTTTGTTCCTACTGATTAATAATCCTATACTGGCTAAAGCCATGAGGGAGAGAAGTACGGAACCTATGATAATCAATTGGTTTTTCTTTAGTTTTTGTTGATGCAGTTGGTTCTCTTTTTCTAAGAGGAGAATTTGTGATTCTTTTTGTTGCGTCTCATATTCTGTTTGAAGTTTTGCTACATCTGCTTCAAATCTGCTTTTGTTGAGGGAGTCATTCAAGGTTTTGTTTTTCAGTGCAAAGACATAGGCATCCTCAATCCTGCCCATTTTGTGATAAGTATCTGATAAAAGTTGGGTTGCTGACTCCTGCTGATCCAAATTTCCATCCGCTTCTGAAATGGCAAGGGCTTCGGTTGCTGCTTTCAAGGATTGTTCGTAGCGGTGAGTATTGAGGTATACTTTACTTAGTAATAATTGGGAAAAGGCTATCTGATGGTTATTGTTGGTACTTCTTGCATATTTAAGTGAAATGTCTCCATTTTTTTCTGCTTCTTTCCAATTTTTCATTTCAGCATATACGTCACTTAGATTACTGTAGTACATGGGTAGACTGATCTTATCTTGCGCATCTTCAGCATGTTTGAGAGCTTCTTTGAAATCTTTTACAGCGAGTTCGTATTGGCCTAAGTGCTTATGAACGTTACCTATGTTGTTTTTGATTATTCCTAACATGCGCACGTGTCCTGTCTTTTGGAAGAGGGGAAAGGCTTTTTCATAGTAGCCTTGGCTGTCCCTATAATTGTTCTGTAAGTAATATATATTCCCTACGTTGGCGTATGCTCTGGCTATGAGATCCTCTCTACCGGCCTTTTCAGCATACACTCTTCCGCTGTCACAAAAGATCAAGGCTTCTTTAAATCGTTCCACCTTCATCATCAAATCTGCCCTATTGAGATAAACCAAACCTACTCTTCCGGGTTCTCCCACTTTTTTGGCATATTGAATGGCCAGGTCATTGTAAATGAAAGCAGAATCTTGTTTTCCTAAGGAGCTGAATAGAGATGACATATTTAAGTAGCAACCTGCCACACCTTTATCAAAACCCAGTTTTTTCCCTAGTTCAACTCCTTTTTTCGCATATAGAATTCCTTTCTCAAGGTCGGTATTGATACTGAGTCCTGCTAAGGCCCGATAGGCTATAACAGCATTTGTGTCTTCTCCATTTTTTCGAATAACATTTTGAAGGGAGTCCATCAAATGTGTCTGGGAATAGGCAGAAGTAAAAGGGATCAGAAAAAGAAGTAAAAATGTTTTCATGTGGTTTGGCGGAATTTATCAAATATAAATAATTCCTTCCGTACATTTTCCAAATTAAGTAGATGAAGACCCCCCTAAAGAAAGGGGCCGAGCGTAACAATCAATGTTAAAACAAATTACAAAATCAGATGTGGGTGTTTGCTTATTGAAAAATGTGGGTAATTTTAACCAAACTATTCAATCACCTATGAAACAAAAAAATAATTCCAGGCGAGATTTTATCCGGAAGGGTGCTTTAGCCGCCGCCGGTTTTTACATCGTTCCCAGAAATGTACTGGGAGGCCCGGGCTTTATAGCTCCCTCAGATCAGTTACTCCTAGCGGCCATCGGTGCAGGTGGAAAAGGTAGAAGTGATATTAAAAATGCTTCTGTAAATGGGAGAGAAAGAGTGGTGGCACTCTGCGATGTGGATTTCTCAGGATCTGCAGCTGCTACCGTAAAGGATTTTCCACAGGCAAAGCTTTTCGCTGATTACCGTGTGATGCTGGATCAAATGAAGGAAATAGACGCTGTAACTATTTCTACTCCTGATCATGTACATGGACCTGCAGCTTCTTTTGCCATGCAGAGAGGGAAGCATGTTTACGTGCAAAAACCCATGACTCATAATATTAAAGAGGCCCGACTTTTAACTGAAATGGCTAGAAAGTATAAGGTGGTAACCCAAATGGGTAACCAAGGGGCTTCAAATCCTTTGTTAAAAAATGTGCAGGGCTGGATAGATTCTGGTAAGATAGGAAAGGTTGCTAAGGTGCAGATTTGGACTAACAGACCAGTATGGCCGCAAGGAAACGCCATGCCTAAGCCTGACCCTTCTCAAAAACCAAAAGACTTAGATTGGAACCTGTGGTTAGGACCTGCTCCGGAGACCGAGTATATACCCAATTTACATCCTTTCAACTGGCGAGGATGGTGGGAATATGGTACAGGTGCCTTAGGTGATGTGGGATGCCATTTGATAGACATACCTTTCCGAACACTAGGTTTGATGTATCCTACAGATGCAGAATGTAGTGTAGGTTCAGTGTATTCAAAGATGTGGACTCCTGATTACAATCCGGAAGGAGCACCTGCATCTTCTACTATAACCCTACATTTTAATGCTACCAAGAAGAATCCAACCCGCTTAGAGATGAGCTGGATGGATGGTGGAATTCGTCCCCCACATCCGGAGATCATTCCGGCTGATCACGATATCGGTGGTCCGGGTAGCGCAAATGGAGTACTCATGATTGGAGAAAAGGGAATAATCTCTACTAACATCAATGATAGTTCACCTTTAACTCCTAAATTATATTTGAATGATGGTAGCATAGAGGTACCGGTAGAGCCGGAAGGTGTTAAAGAGCCTGAATATGGACATCAAAGACTGTGGGTAGACGCTTGTAAAGCAGGATTTAATAGCAAAGAGCATAAAGGATTAACCTCTTCTTTTGACTATGCTGGGCCAATGACGGAAACCGTACTGATGGGTAATTTGGCGATTCGCAGTTATATGCTCAGAAAGCAGAATGAAAAGGGTGCTTATGAGTTCTTTGGTAGGAGAAAGCTATTATGGGATGGAGAAAATACCCGAATAACTAATCTTGAAGAAGCAAATCAGTTTGTATCCAGGCAGTATCGCAAAGGTTGGGAAATATAATCGATACCCGGGGGGTTATTCCTCCGGGTATTTTCTTAATTCAAGCTTTTGCCCATCATAAACAGCATAAGTGTAGAATTGTATCCAATCGCCAAGATTAACATACCTACTATTTGGATTTAATTCTATATCTATCACTCTATGTCTATGACCAAAGATGTAGAAATCTCTATGCTCTCTGCTTTCTTCTTCCATGCAGTAATGGTATAAGATTTCCTTTTCTTTATTGATGGATTTTGGAGGAGGGGCTTCTTTATCGTGCTGTTTCCAGGAAAGTCTTGCCCAAGAATACCCTAAAAATAAACTTAGGTCGGGATGTAGAAGATGTTTAAACATCCATCTGCAGATCTTGCTTTCAAAGATTACTTTCAGGAATTTATAGTTGTAATCACCCGGGCCCAATCCATCTCCGTGACCTATTTGGAACCTATGATTACCTATGTAGTACTCTTGGGGTTTGCGGAGGATCTTGGCATTTAATTGCTCCTTAAAGTACTCTCCCATCCACATGTCGTGATTACCCTGATAGATAATGATATCTATTCCAAGGTCAGATAATTCTGCTAATTTGCCTAGGAATCTAACGTACCCTTTGGGTACCACACGTGTATGTTCGAACCAAAAGTCAAATAGGTCTCCAACTAAAAACAGGGTTTGCGCATCATTTTTTATCTGGTCTAACCATGCACAAATCTTTTTCTCTCTAACCAGACTTTGGGCATGATCCGGAGCGCCTAGATGAAAATCAGAGGCGAAATAGACTTTTTTGTTGGGTTCAAGAGAAATTCGTTCCAAATAGTATTTTTTGTTCAAAATTAATTATTATCTGAATGGAAATGTAAAAAATAATGAGAATCGGAGGTTTGGCATTTTTGCGTATATTGAATTTGGTATATATTTGAGGAAATAAACGTTGAGAATATGCCTACTCCTAACAGAGTCCTAATAGCCGAGGACAGTTCTGTCATCCAGAATTTGGTGAAGAAAATCTTAGAGTTTCAAAATTTTGAAATTACTGCCGTTAAAAACGGAGAGCAGGTGTTGCAGACCCTTCAGAAGGAACATTATGATATCATTTTATTAGATATCAATATGCCGGTTATGGATGGAATGGAAAGTGTTAAGGCCATTCGTGCTTTAGCTGACCCTGCAAAAGCGTCTGTTCCTGTAGTTGCCATCACCGGTAATGCCAGGAATTATACTGAGGAAGAATTTAAGGAGGCCGGTTTCAATGAAGTATTGATGAAGCCTTTGAACTTTGATAAATTAGTAATGGTAGTGAAGGACCTTACTGAGAAGTAAAAACAGTGATTAGCATTACATTCTTAGGGACAGGCACTTCATCAGGGGTGCCTGTTCTTACATGTACTTGTGAGGTTTGCAGGTCTGTTGACTTTAGGGACAAGAGACTCAGATCCTCTGTGCTGATTCAATCAGAAAACACCAATATTGTTATAGATACCGGTCCGGATTTCCGTCAACAAATGTTGAATGCGGGAGGTGTAAGGATAGATGCTGTAGTGTACACTCATGAGCATAAGGACCATACCGCCGGATTGGATGATATTCGCCCCTATAATTATCTAAGGGGTACACGAGAGCATGTCCCTTTGTACGGGAGAGCGCATGTTTTAGAACAAATCAAAAGGGAGTTTGGTTATATTTTTGAAGAAAATCCCTATCCCGGGGTTCCCTTGGTAAAGACATATACCATTGAGAACTCTAGCTTTCAAATTGGAGATTTATCTCTGATTCCTATAGAAGTCCTTCACTATAAGTTGCCGGTATTTGGGTATAGAATTGGGGACTTTACTTACATCACAGATGCTAACTTTATTGCTGAAGAGGAAAAGGAAAAAATCAAAGGAACAAAGGTTTTGGTGCTTAACGCGCTACAAAGAACTCCTCACATTTCGCATTTTACTTTAGATCAAGCGACAGCTTTAGCACAGGAGCTTGGAGCAGAACATACTTATTTTACGCATATATCACACAAGTTAGGTTTACACCATGAAGTTGAGAAAGAACTTCCTTCTGGGATACACCTGGCTTTTGATGGACTCACTCTGCAGCTTTAGAATATATCCAATATCTTATCCTTTCTTTGGTTAACTTCAAAACTATCTCCTTTTTTCTTTCCTTGTAAGGCATGACCTAAGGGGGCATCTAAAGAGATGAAATAAAATACTCCTTTTTCTTCAGATTTCCATTTTCCCAAAGCAGGACCTAATAGGAACTGACCTTGCGAAGTTTTTACTAGAGAGCCGGAGCTTGCCGTATCCTTAGAGTCGCTTAGAAGGAGTGATCCCAGCTTTTCTACCTCTATTCTTAGGCTTTCAAACTGAGTTTTAAGCATAAAAACTTCATTCTGGGCCATGGCTCTTCCGGTCTCATATTTGTCGCCCACAGAACTTTTAGATTCTTGATTAGCGGCATCCTGTACGGTCTTAATGTGAGAATCTAAATCTTTGAGTTTCTGAGAAAAGTGGGAATAGGCTTCTTGAAGTATTTTTATTTTGTCCAAAGTACTAGTGAGTAGGTTTGTCAGGTGCAGGAGCGGAGGCATGATAGCCCATATCCATCACCATCTTGGCATATTTGTCCAGCAAAGTTATGACCTTTTTTCGGGATTTAGATTGGACGATTAGACCTACATGGTATTCTTCATTCATGGTCCACACTACTTCTTTGTCATTAAATACACTCATGTCAGGGTGTTGGTGAGAGGAAAGTGTGATCAGAATTCCGGAATATTTCTTTCCTGTTTTAGGAGGTTTATAAGGCTTATTGTCGCCTACAGCGGTTTCAATTTTGGCCCATTCTTTCCAAAGGTTAAGGCCTGAGGCATATTCCACCATTTCAGCTAAATGTGCGCCACCTACTCGTGATGCGGTCTCTAGAAAGTAGAACTCATCCCCACATTTAATGATCTCTGTGTGTACAGCAGAGAACCTTAATCCGAAGGCCTCAATCACCTGATGATTTATCAAAGATAGAATCTCTTGATCTATGCTATTATATTCTACGGTAACAGAACGGAATATGCCACCTCCATGGGCCACTTCAAAAGGTGTACTTAAATACTGACTACAGCATTCAAAGATGACTTTATTGTTATATACAAGAGAATCTACATGGTAGACATCACCGGGCTTAAAAGCTTCTATTAGGTAATTGTGCCTTTTTTCACCGAGGGATTGGATATGGTCCCACGCTTCCTGAGAGGTTTGTACTTTTTTTATCCCTGTGGCAGAAGCTTCTGATCTGGGCTTAATAATCCAGGGTCCGGGAACGGAGTCCAGATAATTTTGGATATCAGAATCATTAAAGAGAGAGGAAAACTTTGGAACAGGAATATTGAATTTTTTGGCCTGCATACGCATGGCTAACTTGTCTCTGAAATACCGAGCTGTGGTCTGTCCCATCCCCGGGATGCGGAAGTGCTCTCTGACTAAAGCTGCCTTTTCAACATCAAAATCATCTAGAGCAACAACCAAGTCTATTTTCCTGTTTCTAAACACAAATGCAGTGCCCTCAATGATGGTATGATAGGTGTTGAAGTTGTTTTCATTATCTTCCAAATAAAAGAACTCATCCACACTATCTCTGGGCCATGGTTTATGCTCGAGTTTTTTATGTGTTAGTAAAAGGACTGTATTTCCTTCCGCTTTGGCGGATTTTAAGAAATCAATTCCCTTGAAATACGTGCAGATACAAAGAATAGTCATGCGTAAGAGGGTTGAATTTTCCTAAAAATAAGAAAGCCGCCTGAATTTCAGGCGGCTTTCTTATAAAAAAATCCAGAATTACTTGCTGGAAACTTTTGACTTAGGGAGAACCTCTCCTTTGATAGTCAATACTTCCTGGCTGTTTTCTGCATTACTGATCACCGTAATGGTTTTGTTAAAGGCAGAAACTCTACCCTTAGTGTCATAACCTACCTTGATGGTTTTGGTTTGACCAGGCATAATAGGTTCTTTTGGAACCTCAGGAGTAGTACATCCACATGAAGCTTGCGCATTAGTGATTACTACAGGAGCATTACCAACGTTAGTAACCTCAAAATTATACGTAATCACGCCCGCTTCCTTTACTTTTCCGAAATCATGCACCATTTTGTTGAATTTCAACTTTCCTTGTGCATGTGATGCAGCAGCAAAGAAAAGTACACCCACAAGGGTAAAT harbors:
- a CDS encoding response regulator transcription factor, whose amino-acid sequence is MIKVAVFEDNAHLRESFRLLLQEAKGLECVATFSNANDAVEQLRNLDCHVILMDISMPGRSGVEATKLIKEAYPDINIVIQSIFDDDEYIFKAICNGASGYLLKNAEPATYVKAIEEVYEGGSPMTPGIARRVLQLFREGYTPPTPKEDFNLTEQERKVLHYLVAGKSYKMIADVLFISLETVKTHLRNIYLKLQVHSGTEAVAKALKHKITNL
- a CDS encoding tetratricopeptide repeat-containing sensor histidine kinase — encoded protein: MKTFLLLFLIPFTSAYSQTHLMDSLQNVIRKNGEDTNAVIAYRALAGLSINTDLEKGILYAKKGVELGKKLGFDKGVAGCYLNMSSLFSSLGKQDSAFIYNDLAIQYAKKVGEPGRVGLVYLNRADLMMKVERFKEALIFCDSGRVYAEKAGREDLIARAYANVGNIYYLQNNYRDSQGYYEKAFPLFQKTGHVRMLGIIKNNIGNVHKHLGQYELAVKDFKEALKHAEDAQDKISLPMYYSNLSDVYAEMKNWKEAEKNGDISLKYARSTNNNHQIAFSQLLLSKVYLNTHRYEQSLKAATEALAISEADGNLDQQESATQLLSDTYHKMGRIEDAYVFALKNKTLNDSLNKSRFEADVAKLQTEYETQQKESQILLLEKENQLHQQKLKKNQLIIIGSVLLSLMALASIGLLISRNKARQRTRELEIRTTLASDLHDEVGSSLSSIFLLSQVIKNQQNQDRKEELFETLTRNVKETVDQVRDMVWMVKPDEESQLAQRMERFAYDICNGLEMELDLKLEEVQDLNMEQRRNIYLIFKEAVNNAVKYSGGSLLQVLLKQSGHSIILQVSDNGKGFDPNSPKNGNGLRNMRRRAEELQAKLDIHSSPGQGTMIHLEYHPN
- a CDS encoding Gfo/Idh/MocA family protein; translated protein: MKQKNNSRRDFIRKGALAAAGFYIVPRNVLGGPGFIAPSDQLLLAAIGAGGKGRSDIKNASVNGRERVVALCDVDFSGSAAATVKDFPQAKLFADYRVMLDQMKEIDAVTISTPDHVHGPAASFAMQRGKHVYVQKPMTHNIKEARLLTEMARKYKVVTQMGNQGASNPLLKNVQGWIDSGKIGKVAKVQIWTNRPVWPQGNAMPKPDPSQKPKDLDWNLWLGPAPETEYIPNLHPFNWRGWWEYGTGALGDVGCHLIDIPFRTLGLMYPTDAECSVGSVYSKMWTPDYNPEGAPASSTITLHFNATKKNPTRLEMSWMDGGIRPPHPEIIPADHDIGGPGSANGVLMIGEKGIISTNINDSSPLTPKLYLNDGSIEVPVEPEGVKEPEYGHQRLWVDACKAGFNSKEHKGLTSSFDYAGPMTETVLMGNLAIRSYMLRKQNEKGAYEFFGRRKLLWDGENTRITNLEEANQFVSRQYRKGWEI
- a CDS encoding UDP-2,3-diacylglucosamine diphosphatase, with the translated sequence MERISLEPNKKVYFASDFHLGAPDHAQSLVREKKICAWLDQIKNDAQTLFLVGDLFDFWFEHTRVVPKGYVRFLGKLAELSDLGIDIIIYQGNHDMWMGEYFKEQLNAKILRKPQEYYIGNHRFQIGHGDGLGPGDYNYKFLKVIFESKICRWMFKHLLHPDLSLFLGYSWARLSWKQHDKEAPPPKSINKEKEILYHYCMEEESREHRDFYIFGHRHRVIDIELNPNSRYVNLGDWIQFYTYAVYDGQKLELRKYPEE
- a CDS encoding response regulator — translated: MPTPNRVLIAEDSSVIQNLVKKILEFQNFEITAVKNGEQVLQTLQKEHYDIILLDINMPVMDGMESVKAIRALADPAKASVPVVAITGNARNYTEEEFKEAGFNEVLMKPLNFDKLVMVVKDLTEK
- a CDS encoding MBL fold metallo-hydrolase, translated to MSITFLGTGTSSGVPVLTCTCEVCRSVDFRDKRLRSSVLIQSENTNIVIDTGPDFRQQMLNAGGVRIDAVVYTHEHKDHTAGLDDIRPYNYLRGTREHVPLYGRAHVLEQIKREFGYIFEENPYPGVPLVKTYTIENSSFQIGDLSLIPIEVLHYKLPVFGYRIGDFTYITDANFIAEEEKEKIKGTKVLVLNALQRTPHISHFTLDQATALAQELGAEHTYFTHISHKLGLHHEVEKELPSGIHLAFDGLTLQL
- a CDS encoding GreA/GreB family elongation factor; the encoded protein is MDKIKILQEAYSHFSQKLKDLDSHIKTVQDAANQESKSSVGDKYETGRAMAQNEVFMLKTQFESLRIEVEKLGSLLLSDSKDTASSGSLVKTSQGQFLLGPALGKWKSEEKGVFYFISLDAPLGHALQGKKKGDSFEVNQRKDKILDIF
- a CDS encoding ATP-grasp domain-containing protein, giving the protein MTILCICTYFKGIDFLKSAKAEGNTVLLLTHKKLEHKPWPRDSVDEFFYLEDNENNFNTYHTIIEGTAFVFRNRKIDLVVALDDFDVEKAALVREHFRIPGMGQTTARYFRDKLAMRMQAKKFNIPVPKFSSLFNDSDIQNYLDSVPGPWIIKPRSEASATGIKKVQTSQEAWDHIQSLGEKRHNYLIEAFKPGDVYHVDSLVYNNKVIFECCSQYLSTPFEVAHGGGIFRSVTVEYNSIDQEILSLINHQVIEAFGLRFSAVHTEIIKCGDEFYFLETASRVGGAHLAEMVEYASGLNLWKEWAKIETAVGDNKPYKPPKTGKKYSGILITLSSHQHPDMSVFNDKEVVWTMNEEYHVGLIVQSKSRKKVITLLDKYAKMVMDMGYHASAPAPDKPTH
- a CDS encoding DUF1573 domain-containing protein — translated: MKKFLFTLVGVLFFAAASHAQGKLKFNKMVHDFGKVKEAGVITYNFEVTNVGNAPVVITNAQASCGCTTPEVPKEPIMPGQTKTIKVGYDTKGRVSAFNKTITVISNAENSQEVLTIKGEVLPKSKVSSK